The following coding sequences lie in one Oncorhynchus nerka isolate Pitt River linkage group LG14, Oner_Uvic_2.0, whole genome shotgun sequence genomic window:
- the fbxo46 gene encoding F-box only protein 46 produces MDRDTFSHIRLWCPRPFGTYSQNKPRSTGTGGSGAAPSLCKADTAGHTSLEAGGGADGQEEDAGAENTPPDTDPASAPQAPSTPPGATEMEDGRVLLDTWYVIKPGNTKEKIAFFVAHQFSGVGLPRPSAIKVKGNWATDCTKAKRRRRCSSYDPPARAHVISAPPPPEPSTLEDLPGVSDSDLLSVAEMVALVEQRTAVALQGMVAQGQTAPEDPEHTLLRGIVSDPSPMVFLSESPDPPHPLHGALEEEEEEEEEQQESRRVAQVVAHFESQHQLLENTLRPASGLDSPRERERSRDSGRAGPTHGRGEVRIAFRVSSLDPRSQSEPAGRPRCMFMSCGGGGGQAGARANEKITCDLYQLVSPSSLDPSHLLAGSPKADPHGEGHTDRPASSSPDPSQELGSGEKKPVARERVTGFHVEVVVTGAVDQCVFYGKDSTENVQEETVCFAMPSGVSPADGSEDPPPGQLFFLQPQRGSDEDSGTGSSSGMCSLDCANNNNPAGDAADRPDSPLAGVEDCSDPSLCRLYRHVSHDFLEIRFQIQRLLEPRQYMLLLPDHIMVNIFSYLPTRSLAALKCTCYDFKVLIETYGVPATDSRWNQDPLYRDDPCKQCKRQYEQGDVSLCRWHPKPYHHDLPYGRSYWMCCRRTDKDTPGCCVGLHDNNWVLQPCELVQTRAKREDGR; encoded by the coding sequence ATGGACCGAGATACCTTCTCCCACATCCGACTGTGGTGCCCACGCCCCTTTGGCACCTACTCCCAGAACAAGCCCCGAAGCACGGGTACGGGGGGCAGTGGGGCAGCCCCCTCCCTCTGCAAGGCTGACACTGCGGGGCACACGTCGCTGGAGGCCGGGGGAGGCGCGGATGGCCAGGAGGAGGATGCCGGCGCCGAGAACACTCCCCCAGACACCGACCCGGCATCGGCACCGCaggccccctccacccctcccggcgccacagagatggaggatgggagggTTCTGCTGGACACCTGGTACGTCATCAAGCCGGGCAACACCAAGGAGAAGATTGCCTTCTTCGTGGCCCACCAGTTCAGTGGGGTGGGCCTGCCTCGACCCAGCGCCATAAAGGTGAAAGGGAACTGGGCCACGGACTGCACTAAGGCCAAGCGTAGGCGGCGCTGCTCCTCCTATGACCCCCCCGCCCGGGCCCACGTTATTTCCGCCCCCCCGCCCCCAGAGCCCTCCACCCTAGAGGACCTCCCCGGCGTGAGTGATTCTGACCTGTTGTCCGTGGCAGAGATGGTGGCCCTGGTAGAGCAGCGTACAGCCGTGGCCCTGCAGGGCATGGTGGCCCAGGGACAGACTGCCCCAGAAGACCCCGAGCACACACTCCTGCGGGGCATAGTCTCCGACCCCAGCCCCATGGTGTTCCTGTCGGAGAGCCCTGACCCCCCACACCCCTTGCATGGtgccctggaggaggaggaggaggaggaggaggagcagcaggagTCGCGGCGTGTGGCTCAGGTTGTAGCCCACTTTGAGTCCCAACATCAACTCCTGGAGAACACATTGAGGCCCGCGTCGGGCCTGGACTCtcccagggagagggagcggagcAGGGACTCTGGCCGCGCCGGGCCCACCCACGGCCGTGGCGAAGTGAGGATAGCCTTCCGGGTGTCCAGCCTGGATCCTCGCTCGCAGTCGGAGCCCGCAGGCCGGCCCCGCTGCATGTTCATGAgctgtgggggaggaggggggcaggcGGGGGCCCGGGCCAACGAGAAGATCACCTGTGATCTCTACCAACTGGTCAGCCCCTCGTCACTTGACCCCAGCCACCTGCTGGCCGGCTCTCCAAAAGCTGACCCCCATGGGGAGGGCCATACGGACCGGCCAGCCTCCAGCAGCCCTGACCCCAGCCAGGAGCTCGGCTCTGGGGAGAAGAAGCCTGTGGCCCGGGAGAGGGTGACTGGCTTCCACGTGGAGGTGGTGGTCACGGGTGCTGTGGACCAGTGTGTGTTCTATGGCAAGGACAGCACAGAGAATGTGCAAGAGGAGACGGTGTGTTTCGCCATGCCCAGTGGGGTCAGCCCTGCCGACGGCTCAGAAGACCCCCCTCCAGGCCAGCTGTTCTTCCTGCAGCCCCAGAGAGGGTCTGACGAGGATAGTGGCACCGGCAGCAGCAGTGGAATGTGCTCTTTGGACTGCGCCAATAACAACAATCCTGCTGGGGATGCTGCTGACCGGCCGGACTCCCCCCTGGCCGGCGTGGAGGACTGCTCGGACCCCTCCCTGTGCCGTCTCTACCGCCACGTCTCTCACGACTTCCTGGAGATCCGCTTCCAGATCCAGCGGCTGCTGGAGCCTCGTCAGTACATGCTGCTACTGCCCGACCACATCATGGTCAACATCTTCAGCTACCTGCCCACCCGCTCGCTGGCCGCCCTCAAGTGCACCTGCTACGACTTCAAGGTTCTGATTGAGACGTACGGTGTGCCCGCCACCGACTCGCGCTGGAACCAGGACCCGCTGTACCGCGACGACCCCTGCAAGCAGTGCAAGCGGCAGTACGAACAGGGCGACGTGTCTCTCTGCCGCTGGCACCCCAAACCTTACCACCACGACCTGCCTTATGGACGCTCCTATTGGATGTGCTGCCGGCGCACGGACAAGGACACACCAGGCTGCTGCGTGGGGCTGCACGACAACAACTGGGTACTGCAGCCCTGCGAGCTGGTGCAGACCCGCGCTAAGAGGGAGGACGGGAGGTAA